A genomic window from Peromyscus maniculatus bairdii isolate BWxNUB_F1_BW_parent chromosome 1, HU_Pman_BW_mat_3.1, whole genome shotgun sequence includes:
- the LOC121824926 gene encoding vomeronasal type-1 receptor 4-like: MASRDMVVGIFFLSQTVLGMLGNSALLCCFIIADFSGIRAKPTDLIVKHLVWANFIVLCRGIPQTIAAFSQTYYLDYVSCKLAFYFHRVGRGVSLSSTSLLSVFQAITISPSSSRWAQYKPRAPRIIGPFLGLCWALQLLLYNFIFVYTTNIRGGRNVTGIQDFGYCTVINSEKLISILIVILIAFNDVVFLTLMTLASGYMVFILLRHKQRVQHIHRSLSPRSSPETRATQSILTLVCCFVIFYATSVVFTSYLSASEGSRWLSNTGAAMAACFPALCPFLLIRHYASFFRLCCSSFYQTIHCACVVREF; the protein is encoded by the coding sequence ATGGCCTCCAGAGACATGGTTGTAGGGATCTTTTTCCTGTCCCAGACTGTACTGGGAATGCTGGGGAACTCAGCTTTGCTTTGCTGTTTTATCATTGCTGACTTCTCTGGAATCAGGGCAAAGCCCACTGATCTGATTGTCAAACACCTGGTCTGGGCCAACTTCATTGTTCTCTGCAGAGGAATCCCACAGACCATTGCTGCTTTTAGTCAGACTTACTATCTAGATTATGTTTCCTGTAAACTTGCCTTTTATTTTCATCGAGTTGGCAGAGGAGTATCCCTTAGCTCCACATCCCTTCTGAGTGTCTTTCAGGCCATCACCATCAGCCCCAGTAGTTCTCGGTGGGCACAGTACAAGCCCAGAGCCCCCAGGATTATTGGTCCATTCCTGGGCCTATGCTGGGCACTCCAGCTtttgttatataattttatttttgtatatacaaCCAATATAAGGGGTGGAAGAAATGTTACTGGAATACAAGATTTTGGATATTGTACTGTTATCAATTCTGAGAAACTGATCAGCATTCTTATTGTAATCCTAATAGCATTCAATGATGTCGTTTTTTTGACACTCATGACGTTGGCCAGTGGCTACATGGTATTCATCCTGCTCAGACATAAGCAGAGGGTGCAACACATCCACAGATCCCTGTCTCCTAGGTCatcccctgaaaccagagccaccCAAAGCATCCTCACCCTAGTGTGCTGCTTTGTGATCTTTTATGCAACCTCTGTTGTCTTTACATCTTATTTATCTGCCAGTGAAGGATCTAGGTGGCTGTCTAACACTGGTGCAGCCATGGCGGCATGCTTTCCAGCACTCTGCCCCTTTCTGCTCATCAGACACTATGCTTCATTCTTCAGGCTCTGCTGCAGTAGTTTTTACCAGACAATACACTGTGCTTGTGTAGTCAGAGAATTCTAA